A portion of the Kribbella jejuensis genome contains these proteins:
- a CDS encoding alpha/beta fold hydrolase has protein sequence MRFIRFALAGALVFSITAAGLTASAAPQRLRWTDCDGDPAVVKGSQCATLRLPVDWRHPGGPTFDLAIARRTAKGERIGVLVFGPGGPGDSGVDRITTGISRFSAELQDRFDIVSFDPRGVARSNPVQCSAALLAKQPSPIITSEAGFTATISYNRRLATDCREHTGPLYDHIDTWQTVRDVDAVRRALGESTISFHGSSYGTLLGAQYAETYPNRVRAMVVESVIDHGSPTTKSFLDVQATAAQDSFDEFVKWCDAATGCALHGQDVHAVWAGLLARSSDPFKLSFRVFRMLYEPEWSALAQTLKEMQNPSVRAVPTGLAQNPMAVFCQDWNLPVKDYRAYAAHLQRLARNNHDMRYPGQLMAVSNCLGAPKANNPQHVLEAHGLKTPMLLANAVHDPATPYRMAQSVQRQLGRSGVLLTYEGWGHGSYTKSPCMQSAIDSYLIARDVPKRGTACPAVPPG, from the coding sequence ATGAGATTCATCAGATTCGCGCTGGCCGGCGCCTTGGTGTTCAGCATCACCGCCGCCGGCCTGACCGCGTCGGCGGCCCCTCAGCGGTTGCGCTGGACAGACTGTGACGGGGATCCCGCTGTAGTAAAGGGCTCGCAGTGCGCGACGCTGCGACTGCCGGTCGACTGGCGTCACCCCGGCGGTCCGACCTTCGACCTCGCGATCGCCCGCCGTACCGCGAAGGGCGAGCGGATCGGGGTGCTTGTGTTCGGGCCGGGCGGGCCCGGGGACTCCGGGGTTGACCGGATCACGACCGGTATCAGCCGGTTCAGCGCGGAACTGCAGGACCGCTTCGACATCGTCAGCTTCGACCCGCGAGGAGTCGCCCGCAGCAATCCCGTGCAGTGCTCGGCCGCGCTGCTCGCCAAGCAGCCGTCGCCGATCATCACGAGCGAGGCCGGCTTCACCGCGACGATCAGCTACAACCGCCGACTCGCGACGGACTGCCGCGAGCACACCGGTCCGCTCTACGACCACATCGACACCTGGCAGACGGTGCGGGACGTCGACGCGGTACGCCGGGCACTTGGCGAGTCCACGATCTCGTTCCACGGCAGCTCGTACGGGACGCTGCTCGGAGCGCAGTACGCCGAGACGTACCCGAACCGGGTCCGCGCGATGGTGGTGGAGAGTGTGATCGACCATGGCTCACCGACCACGAAGTCGTTCCTCGACGTCCAGGCAACTGCCGCGCAGGACTCGTTCGACGAGTTCGTGAAGTGGTGCGATGCGGCGACCGGCTGTGCACTGCACGGGCAGGACGTTCATGCCGTCTGGGCCGGACTACTGGCTCGGTCGAGTGATCCGTTCAAGCTGAGCTTCCGGGTGTTCCGGATGCTCTACGAGCCGGAGTGGTCCGCGCTGGCCCAGACGCTGAAGGAGATGCAGAACCCGTCGGTCAGAGCCGTGCCGACCGGACTCGCGCAGAACCCGATGGCGGTCTTCTGCCAGGACTGGAACCTGCCGGTCAAGGACTACCGCGCGTACGCCGCGCACCTGCAGCGGCTGGCCCGGAACAACCACGACATGCGCTACCCGGGTCAGTTGATGGCAGTGTCGAACTGTCTCGGTGCGCCGAAGGCAAACAACCCGCAGCATGTGCTGGAGGCGCATGGGCTCAAGACTCCGATGTTGCTCGCCAACGCCGTCCACGACCCAGCCACGCCGTACAGGATGGCGCAGAGCGTGCAGCGTCAGCTCGGCCGGTCCGGCGTACTACTCACGTACGAAGGCTGGGGACACGGGAGCTACACGAAGAGCCCGTGCATGCAGAGCGCGATCGACAGTTACCTGATCGCGCGGGACGTACCCAAGCGCGGCACAGCCTGCCCCGCCGTACCGCCGGGCTGA